Genomic window (Cucumis sativus cultivar 9930 chromosome 2, Cucumber_9930_V3, whole genome shotgun sequence):
TTGAAGCTGCTTTAAGAAAATCTTACGACAAAGAGGGCAGGCAGCCACTTCGATGGGTAAATCTAAATGAGGAAGAATGCAATGATTTGGCTACATTCCTCTCTGGTGTATCGGAAGTACCACAAAGTGCAAAAACTGAATCATCTGTGTGTAGGTCTTCAGCAAAAAGTTCTATATATGAGAATCATGAACGAGTAGTGGCAGATATGAATCCTACTTCTACCTGTAGTTTGAGTAATTCCTCTAAAATGAAGGGGAATAAATATGTTGATGCTGTAGATATAGACTCACCGAAAGTCAAAGATCTGGAAGTGAAAGAAAGTTTTAGAAGAGTAGATGATGCACTATGCAAAATGGATAGATCAACAAAGGTAAGAAGAGCAAGTCCACCAACTGTTCCTGACCTGCAAATTGTAATTGTGGATGAAAATCAAGAGAGAAAACAGTCTATTACAAGTTTAGAAGCttcaagaaaaggaaaatcgGCATCAGTTTTCTGGAAACGCGGATGTGGAAATTTTTCTCAGGTGAGAATTGCAGGGAACTGCTTCAATCTAGTAGACTTGGTTTTGTTTGTCTGTtagtttactattttcttgCGTGATAGGAAACAAAgaatttttctgttttttggCTGTTATCTTATACTGTAACTGATGTAGCTATAAAGGGTATCCATACTATTGTGTGAAATAATGAGGCATGAACCCATATTCTATCACTTTTCAGCAATATGTATAGGATATAATCTATTCCAATTCCAAACATTCATTAAACATGAAACaaagtatattttgttatGTGTAATTGTGCCATTATGGTTTCCTAAAGAAATGTGACTATATCTGCACATTTTCTCTCAGTTTTTTGGTAGGGTTCAGCAGCGACAAATATACAGACCCTGGCATCTTCAGCTTACATGTTCTGTTCAATTTACTCTTGCTTTGATGTTGACTATATTCTTGATCGGtgagtttctaatttttctccAAGTTGTTTGGCATTCTAGTTTTATAACTtacaaaatttggatttttatttgaaacatgTTATTTATGTCTAGAGAATCTTTACTCCAAGCAATTACATGGTTttatatttactttctttctgATTAGTTGATAAGGTTTGGGGAGATCTTATTGAGTTATTGTCTAATTCTCGACTACAATCCTCTTATATTGGGAATACCACGAGACTTTCAGAATATTGATTCGTAATTCAGTAATCTCATCATGGGCACTCAAACTTTGTTTTTGGCACAAAACCTTTGGttgaattaatgaaaaagagattaaGGCTCAAAGTTACAAACACCCAGAGGA
Coding sequences:
- the LOC101213145 gene encoding uncharacterized protein LOC101213145 — its product is MLVANSFDLWKKDGFFSAAEQVQESADTMEFAYRTWIRERREGLSPDDLDELRREVQTALGTAKWQLEEFEKAVRVSYRSRSEEHLLERHRLFIAAIGNQISHVEAALRKSYDKEGRQPLRWVNLNEEECNDLATFLSGVSEVPQSAKTESSVCRSSAKSSIYENHERVVADMNPTSTCSLSNSSKMKGNKYVDAVDIDSPKVKDLEVKESFRRVDDALCKMDRSTKVRRASPPTVPDLQIVIVDENQERKQSITSLEASRKGKSASVFWKRGCGNFSQFFGRVQQRQIYRPWHLQLTCSVQFTLALMLTIFLIVPIVFYSA